A region of the Oncorhynchus tshawytscha isolate Ot180627B unplaced genomic scaffold, Otsh_v2.0 Un_contig_5765_pilon_pilon, whole genome shotgun sequence genome:
TAGACCTGGAGGTTTTCCCAGTCAGGTCACTGGTCAAGAAAAGAGAGTCTCTTTATTACTTCactgtttaaacagcatgatttaCAGAGTCTGGACAACTGTGTGCATCCATATAAAGAATTCCACTGTTCTGTCCCATATTGATGATGTCATATTGACAATGGTATGAACACCGACCCATTTGTTCAAGGAATGACCAAGTCATGGAGTGTTAGGCACAACATGaatacgttttttattttttgttgttgattaaaACATATTTGATTTATAATGCCAATGCATGAAAGCTACCCTAAAATCACATCTGTAGCTAATTACCAGCTTTAATAAACTGTCATGATGATTATGTGTTATTTTAAGAAAATGTCCTCATTGAATATAAATGAAACAATAGATTACATTCAATGTTGTCTGGTATTTGTCTTAAATTGTCATTACATAATGTTTACTATTGACATAAATGGAAACAAATCACAGACACAGCAGAGCCAGGATAAATGTCATAAAGCTTTATGTAAGCTATAGAATATACATCTATAGAAGTCAATGCTATAgttacaggctataacagtagaatGGCAACAGTGTACACTGTATATGAATGCATTCAATGTGACTAAGCTTGGGACTCTCGAACAGCATTGTTTCAGATTTTCATTGTGTACTGCACCTATCTTTTACTGCTTTCCCCAATGTTTTCCACACTTCAGCAGCTTTTGAATAAAACTATCTATAAAGCCATTTCTTCCTtcagctctctctcttgcctccctTTCATATTTTTCCCTCAACTCCTTTATTTCTTTATCTTTAGCCTCTTTTTCCAGTTTCAGTttctccagttcctcctccctgagtctctgctcttccttctctctcaggatcctcttcttctcctcttcaatAGCTTTCTCCTGAGCCTCTTGTGAATCTGTCTTCAGTTCCTTCTGTCTGCGTTTCTGCTCTTCGTTCTCTCTCAGGATCCTCTCATTCTTCTCTTTAAGCTCTTTTCCCGAGCCTCTTGGATCATTTTTCTTTCTTCAGTTTCTCCTCCTGTCTGCATAtcttctcttcattctctctcaggATCCTGTTCTTCTCCTCTTCAATCGCTCTCTCAGCCTGCTGGAACATCTCAGTGGTGTAGTGGCTTCCTCCATTCATCTCCACCATATTGTTTATCTTCTCAAGCAGCTCAGTGACCTGGGAGCGATTCTTATCTTTCTTGTTGAAGACATGATATCCCCCATTGCATTGGGAAATAACACTATCCAGATCTGGATTTTCAAGCAGGAACTGTTCAATtgttacatcatcatcatcatcatcatcatcatcaccatgaaGAAAGTCTCCATGTGTGAAGAGAACCATGGCGTATTTGGATGCTTCATCACCAAATAATGTCTGAATCATCTCCACAGTTCTCTGTTCCTCTTCAGTGAATCTTCCCAGCTGGATCACAACCAGGAACACATGGGGaccaggtgcagagagagagatgcattcaGCAATCTTTTTCAGTGACTCTTCATTGGACAATGAAGTATCAAACAAACCTGGGGTGTCAATAACAGCTACACTTTGCTCACCCACCTTCCCTCTTCTCTTGTGACAGTTTTTTGTCTGAGAAATAGAGGAGATTTTTGATGGGAAAGCTTTTTCCCCTAGAATGATGTTTCCTGCAACACTTTTCCCAGCTCCTGTCTTCCCGACCAGAACAATGCAGAACTCCCCATTTTGTGTATGCAGTTGGATTACTGTTGGATAACAAGAACACTTGTTAACTTTTTTAAGAGGTCTAGACTTCATGTACTGCTTGTTAGCACATTTTGAGTAATGGCAAAAACAATTTGTTTCACACTTCTTCTTAACACAAAGCAGTACTTCATGGTCTGCACAAAACAATCTGTGAGCATTGCCtctacagatgcaggatcttaattttagcctgtttgctacagcaggaaaataatcctgcagcaataggaaatgtgaattattatatggattaggaaaatcaagtctgaactTTCAAAGTGGACAttagaaactttagagtactTAAAACGCAAATCCACTATAATTTAGCATTTGCTGCTGTGCAGGAAAACCTTCAGCAACAAAATAtttatcaaattaagatcctacatctgtatgtgctAAACTGTTTTTATGCCATTATCATTTTGCTAAATTGACTCCCATCAAATACCAAGCAATCTCTTGGTTTTAATATATAAACAAAGGCCACCGTACAAACATAAATGTATAATTAAAAGCAGTGgagtaatataaaataatgctcCCCACTGCTATGCATCATATTTCTAGAGCACATGAAGTTCAAAGGAAAAAGCACCAAAAAAGGAATCAATACCATTGACTTGAGTTCCCATCTTTATAACCTAAAGGCTACTCACCAGACAGAGAAACTTTGCTGTTCATGTTTGCAGTGAAGATCTGTCAGTCTCAAGCACTGTGTGAGAGTAGTAGCAGAAGTCGTTTCTATGCTTCTATAAGGATACTAAAGAGATACAGTGTGAGAGTGGGTCTGCCCACTTGTTTTATACAGGATCTGTCAGGTGCCCACCCCTGACACACACCCACAGGCTTCTCTTAGCTTTCATACATTTACTGAAATCCTTTCCCACTAGTTATGGCTGTAATACAATACAAATGTTTTGACTGGTCTAATATTGAACTATTCAGTCAAGTCAAATCGTAATGAACTAGTAATCGGCAATATATTTGGACTACTATGTGTTGACTACTAATTGAGGCCGAATATATTCAACATGTTTGAACATTTTCGGGATGCCGTATGTGCCCGTAGTGCCCGGGGAGCCTATGGGAGCCGTCATCCGCAAATCGGTTATGTGCTTACACTTTACGAGACTGTGGCATTATGTTTTACTCTGGGTTTGATCTAAAGATTTGGGAAAATGCTCCTGGAGCTGATCAGAGCCTGTAGATCGTCCTAAAAACATGTAGTGTCTACCCGGCTTTATTTTCACATATTGTTGCTCAACAGGTCACACCTCAAGTGACCTCATTTGCATTAGCCTATAGGTTGGGTATTGAAGCCccacattgtaaataataatagtTCTAATGACAATACTAATAACAACACCTTTATATGTAAAGCAATTTTCATATACATCAAAATGCAAAGCACAAAGCAAAAAATAACAACATGGAAGATTAGTAGGCTTAACTacagtgggcaaaaaagtatttagtcagccaccaattgtgcaagttctcccacttaaaaagatgagagaggcctgtaattttcatcataggtacacttcaactatgacagacaaaatgagaaaaaaaatccagaaaatcacattataggatttttgattaatttatttgcaaattatggtggaaaataagtatttggtcacctacaaacaaacaagatttctggctctcacagacctgtaacttgttctttaagaggctcctctgtcctccactgctacctgtattaatgacacctgtttgaacttgctaTCAGTATAAAAACACCtgttcacaacctcaaacagtcacactccaaactccactatggccaagaccaaagagctgtcaaaggacaccagaaacaaaattgtagatctgcaccaggctgggaagactgaatctgcaataggtaagcagcctgGTTTGAAGaaaaactgtgggagcaattattaggaaatgggagacatacaagaccactgataatctggGGCtcccacgcaagatctcaccccgtggggtcaaaatgatcacaagaacggtgagcaaaaaatctcagaaccacacgggggacctagtgaatgacctgcagagagctgggaccaaagtaacaaagccgcctacatcagtaacacactacgccgccagggactcaaatcctgcagtgccagacgtgttcccctgcttaagccagtacatgtccaggcccatctgaagtttgctagagagcatttggatgatccagaagaagattgggagaatgtcatatggtcagatgaaaccaaaatataactttttggtaaaaaaactcaactcatcgtgtttggaggacaaagaacgctgagttgcatccaaagaacaccatacctactgtgaagcatggggtggaaacatcatgcgttggggctgtttttctgcaaagggaccaggaagactgatccgtgtaaaggaaagaatgtctagggccatgtatcgtgagattttgagtaaaaacctccttccatcagcaagggcattgaagatgaaacgtggctgggtctttcagcgtgacaatgatcccaaacacaccgcccgggcaacgaaggagtggcttcgtaagaagcatttcaaggtcctggagtggcctagccagtctccagatctcaatcccatagaaaatcttttggagggagttgaaagtccgtgttgcccagcaacagccccaaaacatcactgctctagaggagatctgcatggaggaatgggccaaaataccagcaacagtgtgtgaaaacattgtgaagacttacagaaaacgtttgacttctgtcattgccaacaaagggtatataacaaagtattgagataaacttttgttattgaccaaatactaattttccaccataatttgcaaatttattcattaaaaatcctacaatgtgattttctggatttttttctcattttgtcggtcatggaagtgtacctatgatgaaaattacaggcctctctcatctttttatgtgggagaacttgcacaattggtggctgactaaatactttttgccccacggTATATGCTACCATTAGTGTAATGAATATACAGCAGAAAAGTCTGCTTCCTCTAAGTCAAGTGGTGTTACAGAACATGTGTCTTTGCATTACAACTTCCTGCCCCCTGACACTTAACGTTTGTATTGTCTCATACTAAATGACTGTTCATTTATCTTTACTGATGATGTCTACCTGTACACCCTCCACTATATGTCTTGGGACAGTGATGCTAAAATGTTACATTTGGCTCTGTACTaaagcattttggatttgagatcaatgttcatatgaggtgacagtatagaATGTCACCTTTACTTTAAGGTATTTTCTTACATATCTGAATTACCATTTAGAAAATGAAAGCACCTTAGAGATCTAGTCCCGCCATTTGAAAACGttgtaagtatttggacaaatttcaCTTGTAGTGTACCAAAGTAGTAAAGAACGTAGTATTTGGTACCATATTACATAtttcatcaagcttgtgactctacaaactcaATGCCTTTACAGTTTGTTGTAGTTGTGAATGGCTAAAAAATCAAACATTGGGCTTCAGGAAAAATGTGTAGTTAGAAAACTGTGAAATTCTATAAAAATCACATCAAAATGGATGAAAAGCATTTAAATATaatggtggcagggtagcctagtggttagagtgttggacaagtaaccgaaaggttgtaagttcatatccccaagctgacaaggtacaaatctgtccttctgcccctgaacaggcagttaacccacagttcctaggctgtcattgaaaataagaatttgttcttaactgacttgcctagttaaataaaggtaaataatatTGTCTAATGGTATATACATCTGAAATTAAGTGATATTTAGTCTGAAATAGACATATTCATCAACCCGAACGATCCATGATTTTTGAATTTCACTAACAAACTATGTTGTGTGTTTTCTATGTATGGAGAACATCTAACTTACTTATAGTAATATTTGGTTGTCCTTTCTGGCTTCATTTGAAGAGAGAACCTCCTATCTTACTTCTTTACCATAAAATGAATGGTCGTCAATGGCCGTATTCTGACCTCATAAACCACTTTTTTTATATTAATTTTTGCTATTTTGATGTGT
Encoded here:
- the LOC121844502 gene encoding GTPase IMAP family member 4-like, giving the protein MNSKVSLSVIQLHTQNGEFCIVLVGKTGAGKSVAGNIILGEKAFPSKISSISQTKNCHKRRGKVGEQSVAVIDTPGLFDTSLSNEESLKKIAECISLSAPGPHVFLVVIQLGRFTEEEQRTVEMIQTLFGDEASKYAMVLFTHGDFLHGDDDDDDDDDVTIEQFLLENPDLDSVISQCNGGYHVFNKKDKNRSQVTELLEKINNMVEMNGGSHYTTEMFQQAERAIEEEKNRILRENEEKICRQEEKLKKEK